The following are encoded together in the Anopheles nili chromosome 3, idAnoNiliSN_F5_01, whole genome shotgun sequence genome:
- the LOC128726253 gene encoding protein adenylyltransferase Fic, protein MTFDIERKRLDLCYAFGTNANGTCTKVSERRRRLSSTSSDKSASKRRKRSDSDPDSPTKQQWHHFRQTKCNVITIFASGAIFSLTMFVLLDLVPSPYHPHRQPDISRVSSEAGRALYAPRHLPDQSLLRLADESRVMEPYLPARKLANTPTIGKGSDQLTNEQEALGSLKMALEMKQLGKDDKALRLFQHALALSPKHPEILTKYGEFLEHNQQDVVSADQYYTQALTVNPYYSEALANRQRTAQIVEQMDAKRFEALDRKRDALSSVHASNMALKRAEKEAYIQHIYHSVGIEGNTMSLAQTRSILETRMAVDGKSIDEHNEILGLDAALKYINATLVNKNDYITLKDILEIHRRVLGHVDPIEGGEFRRTQVYVGGHIPPGPGDLAILMGRFENWLNSEQVFLMHPVKYAAMAHYKLVHIHPFSDGNGRTSRLLMNTLLMRAGYPPVIIQKQHRHKYYNYLQLANEGDIRPFVRFIADCTERTLDLYLWATSGLSNPIPLLAQENMEGMPLINSFADEVIDGGSGAGDTIRIGVI, encoded by the exons ATGACTTTCGACATTGAAAGGAAACGTTTGGATCTGTGCTACGCTTTCGGAACAAACGCCAATGGAACCTGCACCAAGGTGAGCGAAAGGAGACGAAGACTAAGCTCTACTTCCTCGGATAAATCTGCGTCGAAACGGCGGAAACGATCCGATAGTGATCCGGATAGTCCTACCAAACAACAATGGCACCATTTTCGTCAGACAAAGTGCAATGTTATCACCATCTTTGCTAGTGGCGCGATATTTTCGTTGACCATGTTTGTGCTGCTGGACTTAGTTCCTTCTCCGTATCATCCCCATCGGCAACCGGACATAAGCCGCGTCAGTTCCGAGGCAGGGCGAGCGCTGTACGCTCCACGCCATCTTCCGGACCAGTCCCTGCTGAGGCTGGCGGATGAATCGCGCGTCATGGAGCCATACTTGCCGGCACGTAAGCTTGCCAATACACCAACGATAGGCAAAGGGTCGGATCAACTAACCAACGAGCAGGAAGCTCTTGGATCTCTTAAAATGGCACTCGAAATGAAACAGCTCGGTAAAGACGACAAAGCGCTGCGATTGTTTCAGCACGCGCTAGCCCTTTCCCCGAAGCATCCGGAAATCCTCACCAAGTACGGAGAATTCCTTGAGCACAACCAGCAGGATGTAGTATCAGCGGATCAGTACTACACACAAGCGCTGACGGTAAATCCGTACTATTCGGAAGCGCTTGCCAACCGGCAACGTACAGCACAGATCGTTGAACAGATGGATGCCAAGCGATTCGAAGCGTTAGATCGGAAACGGGATGCCTTAAGCTCGGTGCATGCATCCAATATGGCACTGAAACGCGCGGAAAAAGAGGCGTATATTCAGCACATCTACCATTCTGTCGGAATTGAGGGCAACACTATGAGCCTCGCACAAACGCGCTCGATTCTTGAGACGCGCATGGCCGTCGACGGAAAGAGCATCGACGAGCACAACGAAATTCTTGGTTTGGATGCTGCCCTGAAATATATCAACGCCACGCTGGTGAACAAAAACGACTACATTACGCTGAAGGATATCCTCGAGATACACCGTCGCGTGCTAGGACACGTGGACCCCATCGAGGGTGGTGAATTCCGGCGGACACAGGTGTACGTTGGAGGTCATATCCCACCCGGACCGGGAGATTTAGCAATCTTGATGGGTCGCTTTGAAAACTGGCTCAATTCGGAGCAAGTATTCTTGATGCATCCGGTCAAGTATGCTGCAATGGCACACTACAAGCTCGTGCACATTCATCCTTTCAGCGATGGCAATGGACGGACATCGCGTTTGCTTATGAACACGTTGCTCATGCGGGCCGGCTACCCGCCAGTAATCATCCAGAAGCAACACCGGCATAAGTATTACAATTATCTGCAGCTGGCCAACGAGGGCGACATTCGCCCGTTCGTGCGTTTCATTGCTGATTGCACGGAACGCACGCTGGATCTGTATCTTTGGGCGACGAGCGGACTGTCCAATCCAATTCCTCTGCTGGCGCAGGAGAACATGGAGGGCATGCCACTCATAAATAGCTTCGCCGACGAAGTCATCGATGGAGGAAGCGGTGCGGGTGATACGATACGAATAGGAGTAATTTG A